The following are encoded in a window of Pseudomonas multiresinivorans genomic DNA:
- the hisB gene encoding imidazoleglycerol-phosphate dehydratase HisB, giving the protein MAERKASVARDTLETQIKVSIDLDGTGKARFDTGVPFLEHMMDQIARHGLIDLDIECKGDLHIDDHHTVEDIGITLGQAFAKAIGDKKGIRRYGHAYVPLDEALSRVVIDFSGRPGLQMHVPFTRASVGGFDVDLFMEFFQGFVNHANVTLHIDNLRGHNTHHQIETVFKAFGRALRMAIELDERMAGQMPSTKGCL; this is encoded by the coding sequence ATGGCCGAACGCAAGGCATCCGTCGCGCGCGACACCCTGGAAACCCAGATCAAGGTTTCCATCGACCTGGATGGAACGGGCAAGGCCCGCTTCGATACCGGGGTTCCCTTCCTCGAGCACATGATGGACCAGATCGCCCGCCACGGCCTGATCGACCTGGACATCGAGTGCAAGGGCGACCTGCATATCGACGACCACCATACCGTCGAAGACATCGGCATCACCCTCGGCCAGGCCTTCGCCAAAGCCATCGGCGACAAGAAAGGCATCCGCCGCTACGGCCATGCCTACGTGCCGCTGGACGAGGCGCTGTCGCGCGTGGTCATCGACTTCTCCGGCCGCCCCGGCCTGCAGATGCACGTGCCGTTCACCCGTGCCAGCGTCGGTGGCTTCGACGTGGACCTGTTCATGGAGTTCTTCCAGGGCTTCGTCAACCACGCCAACGTCACCCTGCACATCGACAACCTGCGCGGGCACAACACCCACCACCAGATCGAAACCGTGTTCAAGGCTTTCGGCCGCGCGCTGCGCATGGCCATCGAGCTGGACGAGCGCATGGCCGGCCAGATGCCGTCCACCAAAGGGTGCCTGTAA
- the hisH gene encoding imidazole glycerol phosphate synthase subunit HisH — protein sequence MQTVAVIDYGMGNLHSVSKALERVGAGRVLVTSDANVIREADRVVFPGVGAIRDCMAEIKRLGFDSLVREVSQDRPFLGICVGMQALMERSEENDGVDCIGLFPGQVRFFGKDLHEDGEHLKVPHMGWNEVAQGVDHPLWHDIPDRARFYFVHSYYIQPGNPRQVVGRGHYGVDFAAALADGSRFAVQFHPEKSHTHGLQLLQNFAAWDGRW from the coding sequence ATGCAGACCGTCGCCGTCATCGACTACGGCATGGGCAACCTGCACTCAGTGTCCAAGGCGCTGGAGCGCGTGGGCGCCGGGCGCGTACTGGTGACCAGCGATGCCAATGTGATCCGCGAGGCGGACCGCGTGGTGTTCCCCGGCGTCGGCGCGATCCGTGACTGCATGGCCGAAATCAAGCGCCTGGGCTTCGACAGCCTGGTGCGTGAAGTCAGCCAGGACCGCCCGTTCCTCGGCATCTGCGTCGGCATGCAGGCGCTGATGGAGCGTAGTGAAGAGAACGACGGCGTCGACTGCATCGGCCTGTTCCCCGGCCAGGTACGCTTCTTCGGCAAGGACCTGCACGAGGACGGCGAGCACCTGAAGGTGCCGCACATGGGCTGGAATGAAGTGGCGCAGGGCGTGGATCACCCGCTGTGGCACGACATCCCGGACCGCGCACGCTTCTACTTCGTACACAGCTACTACATCCAGCCAGGCAATCCGCGCCAGGTGGTCGGCCGCGGCCATTACGGTGTCGACTTTGCCGCTGCGTTGGCCGATGGCTCGCGCTTCGCCGTGCAGTTCCACCCGGAGAAGAGCCATACCCACGGCCTGCAGTTGCTGCAGAACTTCGCCGCCTGGGATGGCCGCTGGTAA
- a CDS encoding DUF2164 domain-containing protein, with translation MARQKDKPAILELDGAQRQSAARAIQRFLEERFELDVGSFEAEEALDFFMREFGPLFYNKAVFDVQSHLKDRFESIESDLWALEKS, from the coding sequence ATGGCACGCCAGAAGGACAAGCCCGCGATCCTCGAGCTCGATGGCGCCCAGCGCCAGAGTGCGGCGCGGGCCATCCAGCGTTTTCTCGAAGAACGCTTCGAGCTGGACGTCGGTTCCTTCGAGGCCGAGGAGGCGCTGGATTTCTTCATGCGCGAGTTCGGCCCGCTGTTCTACAACAAGGCGGTCTTCGACGTGCAATCTCACCTGAAAGACCGGTTCGAGAGCATCGAAAGCGACTTGTGGGCGCTCGAGAAGAGCTGA